From Echeneis naucrates chromosome 7, fEcheNa1.1, whole genome shotgun sequence, one genomic window encodes:
- the LOC115045677 gene encoding amphoterin-induced protein 3 gives MTPGLYPGSFLVLLCLLHVSEETCPSMCLCTSDTVSCSSAGLAKLPLSLPFFSVTLDVGHNHLSWLGPGSFNKMPRLETLRMAHNQISALGHGVFQNASGLRHLDLSSNRLHVVEQHYFQGLWRLEELLLFNNKIAQVEASTLSGLSSLKKAYFSLNQITHFPFFSIQDHSHPFLTMLDLSSNRMSRLPWEDVKALPRLVQRGLYLHNNSLICDCSMYSMFWHWDLRGYDSLKDFTDEHTCSISGDPRASIQFLRHTRFFNNCTVEKAVSQPVTVLLSNVLVSEGDRVRLDCQTSLRGAELSFMWISPSKGFITQASINNTVISLFANGTLEIRAAKVNDSGLYVCTAVDIKQALNATREVNVTVLVPAGESFNTGYTTLLGCVVTMVFILMYLYLTPCRCSCCKQPKPAVTPITTYDPSILTSVFSPSPREQHKIQTEKHVAFVEPMINAEGTEWTCESGC, from the coding sequence ATGACCCCTGGACTGTATCCGGGCTCCTTCCTGGTGCTGCTCTGTCTCCTCCACGTGTCTGAGGAGACTTGTCCATCCATGTGCCTTTGTACGTCTGACACAGTGAGCTGTAGCTCTGCAGGTCTGGCCAAGCTACCTCTGTCCCTGCCCTTCTTCTCCGTTACCCTTGACGTCGGCCACAACCATCTATCCTGGCTGGGACCCGGAAGCTTCAACAAGATGCCGCGACTGGAAACCCTCCGGATGGCCCACAATCAAATCAGCGCTCTCGGCCATGGGGTGTTTCAGAACGCCTCCGGCCTACGGCACCTTGACCTATCCTCCAACAGGCTGCATGTGGTGGAGCAGCACTACTTCCAGGGGTTGTGGAGgttggaggagctgctgctcttcaaTAACAAGATCGCTCAGGTGGAGGCCAGCACGCTGAGTGGTCTGAGCAGCTTAAAAAAGGCGTACTTTAGCCTCAACCAGATCACGCACTTCCCATTCTTCTCCATTCAGGACCACAGCCATCCTTTCCTGACCATGCTGGACCTCTCGTCCAACCGGATGAGTCGTCTGCCCTGGGAGGATGTGAAAGCTTTGCCTCGGTTGGTGCAGCGGGGGCTCTACCTCCACAACAACTCTCTGATCTGTGACTGCTCCATGTACAGCATGTTCTGGCACTGGGATCTTAGGGGTTATGACTCACTGAAGGACTTCACAGATGAGCACACCTGCTCCATCTCCGGTGACCCGCGAGCGTCGATCCAGTTCCTGAGGCACACCCGCTTCTTCAACAACTGCACCGTTGAGAAAGCTGTCTCCCAGCCTGTGACAGTGCTGCTCTCCAACGTGTTGGTTtcagagggagacagagtgCGTCTAGACTGCCAAACATCCCTCAGAGGTGCAGAGCTTTCATTTATGTGGATCTCCCCCAGCAAGGGGTTCATCACCCAGGCCAGCATAAATAACACAGTAATTAGCCTGTTTGCTAATGGCACCTTAGAGATCCGAGCAGCCAAGGTCAATGACTCAGGTCTGTACGTGTGCACAGCTGTGGATATTAAACAGGCACTGAATGCAACTCGTGAAGTGAATGTGACGGTGCTGGTCCCTGCAGGGGAGTCATTCAACACCGGCTACACAACATTATTGGGCTGTGTGGTGACCATGGTCTTCATCCTCATGTACCTCTACCTGACTCCATGtcgctgcagctgctgcaaacaGCCCAAACCTGCAGTCACCCCCATCACGACCTATGACCCCAGCATCCTGacttctgttttttccccctccccaAGAGAGCAGCACAAAATTCAAACTGAGAAGCACGTGGCATTCGTGGAGCCCATGATAAATGCAGAAGGAACAGAATGGACATGTGAAAGTGGATGCTGA